The Plutella xylostella chromosome Z, ilPluXylo3.1, whole genome shotgun sequence region aataaagtACTCTGAGGGAGgggtactttataaaaatcgTAGATACTACATGCAGGCTTGCGATGTTCAAATTTTCTAGCGTCTAAAATGACACGAATTTCTAATTTAGACTTGTACTGACATATATTGCATAAAAGAGATTTCGATTGATTATTAGAAGCTATCTTTTACTGTACAATTTATTGTGGGTCTTGTACTATTTAGTTTTTTGGACTAAgatgattatttaaatattttttcattttaatatgtatatatagacttcaaattatgtaaaagtttagttttagttatatTAAGATTAGGTGCAATTTATTGCCTTTCAAATCATGCTGATCTGACGGCAGTTATTGCCCATTTTAAATAccttataaatgtttaattgaGATGTTAATGAaccatagaaaataaataactacacGTATTAAAATCTATACtttaaatattgtgaattacTAATTGAACAATTTTATCTCCGTGTTGTATTTGAATAAAACATTGTCATGATCTCAATAACTCTTTTTATTTAGacaagtacttatatattatttacaagaAAATTCTACAAAAAGCTGATAATACCATTAAAATAACACATAATATCTGCAAATCTACTTACACATTTACTTACAACAAACAACTACAACAGTTAGCTTAACTATTCACAGCAAGGGCAGCTTCCTGATGAAGTAGCGATGCCACATGACGGAAGTAAACGCGGACAGAGAGAGCCACGTGACGATGTAGGACATGTGCTCGTTGCGCAGCGTGACCCGGGTCTGGTTGGGCACGGGCCAGCCGGGCGGCGGGTCGGGGATGCCCCGCGCGTCCAGCCACACCGGCTCGCAGCCGATCGTGGCTGCCATCTGATCGAGGTCCCTGAAATAAGAACATGTTATGCTGGTGCTGTTTGGTAAAGTGGTGGTGGTAGAGAGTTGAAAGAAAGAGATGTGTGAATGTTGAAGGTGgattttcattatttcttatcaattaaattaaaaaaactgttgAATATTATCATATTCTGGTCTGGATACATTGATAGGTTTCATAATAGAATCAACTAGTACATAGTAGGCAGATCAAGAAGAGTGGAAATGGCAAACTTAGAGTTGGACACATTTCAGCTCACTGGACTGTCTATTCACCATAACTGTTAAGATAAGGTGTGTATCAGGATATACATCATGTACTTCTCTATATATTATCTTACCTTGTAAACCAAGCTCCTTTCTCAGGATTATTCTTTGGCATGAATGGTGGTCGCTTCTCCGTGAGTCTCACAATGCCTGTCAGCTCCACCTCTCCCTTGATAAAGGAAGCTGAGTGTTGTTCTTTAGCCTTCATCGTCTGCGGTACCCAGCCACGGTTAATTAGTATCACCTGTCTGGAACAATAACAATCAGAAAATGAGTGTATGAATACAGCAAGTATATCCATCcatatttgtaggtatttccCCAAGAGccttaaaacttaaaaggaATGTGCTGCAGATATCATGTTTAAAGAAGAAAGACACACAAGAGCACACCAATAAAGTTTAAGTAACAATCAGCAGTTGCCATAGCATAGACATCATgaaaattaagtataattaccCAGTTTCTTTCAGCTTGAATGGTGTGATGACCAGCCAACCCTGATTCTTCTTAGGGTCGGACATGAGGGACCCTGGGCGGGCAGGGCCTTCTGACTCTATTAGGGCTCTTGGCCCAATTGTAAACTCTTTGTCATGTAAGAATACCCCTCGAACTTTGACAGGCACATACTCCATACCATCAAGATCAGATAAACTGAAAAGAATGTAGGTGGGCATTATATAACAATGTTATTGTACAGTAGAACCTCTTTAGATATCTCAAACTTCAGGAAGAAGCCAAACATATTGAGTTATAGAGTACAGAGTACCTTCtataataatcattaaataAGCCCCAAAACAGAAAAAACTGAAGGGTGATCATAGTTTACACCTACATACATGATAAACTTACTCATGAGGCAATTCAACGGGAGCTGCATTTGCTTTTGCACTCATAATATCTATCAATTCCAGCTTCCATCTCAGCCTGTACATCTGCCAGCAACCTAGACCAAAAGATGTGACTGGAAtaacctgaaataaaaaattacacatAATGACTGTATGAGCTGCAGCTTCAAGTAGAtctcaattttttaaaaattatttaggtaAATGGGTGTCAGCTGGTGTGTTCATTGTTGAATGCCGACCAatggttttataattttgtaaataattaacaaaagcATTAAAAATTAAGCATGTGATGCAAATGGTTAGATTATGTATTGCACAATAACAACAGATGTGATTAAAATGGGAATATGAAAGTCTCACTCACTAAAAGCACCCATTTTATAACTTCCACAGGGGGTTTGTTGCGTTGTGTTCGGGACACAATGTTATACACATTTGAACTGTTTCGGACACGAAGAGCCGAATTATTAGAGCAAAATTTAATTGTGGTTTGTCGAGTAGTGGAACACAATATCCTAAACATTGTGGTTACTGGAAATCGACAGTAAGCAGAAGACAAATCTCGAGAATATCGCTTGTTCAAATGATTCGATTACACTTTGGTTTtggaaatgaaaaataacaagaaataCTGCCCTGTTTTGCGCCTGGTCGTTCTTTTTATTCGGGCTTTTTTTCCACAGCTGGCGGGTCAACAGACTCACCAAACTGTCAATgtcattattttacaatttgcATTCTGTGTGTACACAGATTATGACTGTTACTTAGAATAATAACGAATTAAGTTGCCGACACACCATCGGA contains the following coding sequences:
- the LOC105398032 gene encoding surfeit locus protein 1 yields the protein MFRILCSTTRQTTIKFCSNNSALRVRNSSNVYNIVSRTQRNKPPVEVIKWVLLVIPVTSFGLGCWQMYRLRWKLELIDIMSAKANAAPVELPHDLSDLDGMEYVPVKVRGVFLHDKEFTIGPRALIESEGPARPGSLMSDPKKNQGWLVITPFKLKETGQVILINRGWVPQTMKAKEQHSASFIKGEVELTGIVRLTEKRPPFMPKNNPEKGAWFTRDLDQMAATIGCEPVWLDARGIPDPPPGWPVPNQTRVTLRNEHMSYIVTWLSLSAFTSVMWHRYFIRKLPLL